The stretch of DNA TTTTCTCGATAACCAGCGGCACAGCGATAATCACCACGGGGCGAATCTCGGCAAAAGCCTGCGCGATAATGGCCGGACTGGGGATGCGACTCAAGAAATAGATATGGCATCCGTGACAAAACTCGAAGAGAAACTCGAACGCCATGCCATACATATGGGCCATAGGCAGAATGCTAATAACAGGATCGCCGCTCTTCACATGTGCACCGAGCACCTGAAAGGCGAAGTCGAGATTGCCCCACAGGGCGCGATAAGGCAGCATAACGCCCTTAGAGAAGCCCGTGGTGCCACTGGTATAGTTGATGAGAGCCAGTTCGTCGGGGTGCTCTTCGATGTAATACTGCACGTGTTCGCGACGGAAATACTTAGGATATTTCTTTCCGAAGATTTCGTTGAGATGTTCTCGGGCATAGGTAAGCTTATCGGTGCGCGACAGCACCAAAGAATAGTCGGGCAGATAGATGATGCCTTCGAGTGCGGGCATCTTGGTTGCGTCGATCGTTGTGGCCACGACATCGCCCACAAAGAGCAGTTTTGCTTCCGAGTGATTGACGATGTTGTGCATCTGATCGGGTGTAAACTCATGCAGAACAGGCACTGCCACAGCTCCATAGGTGAGCGTAGCCAGGAAGGCCACCGCCCAACCGGCACTATTTCTCCCGGCAAGAGCCACCTTGTCGCCCCGTTTCACGCCGCTATGTTCGAAAAGGATGTGCAGCTTTTCAATCTTGCGGGCCACATCATGGTATTGCAACGTCTGTCCTTTAAAGTCGGTCAATGCATCCAAGTCCCAATTGTCTTGAATACTTTTCTGGATGTATGCGTTAAAACTCGGTATATTTTCCATTTTATTGGTGTGTTAGAGATGTTGGTATAAATAGCGTTTGATGCTGCGTTTGGGTGTCTTTTCAAATTCGGTCTCGTGCAGACGGATGGCCGACAGTTTGCAATAAGAAGGGAGAAGCAGGTTCAGCTCCTGTCGATTCTGCTCCATCACGCCCTCGAGGTCGTCGACAGAGAGGCCGAGAGCCTCCATCTCGTCGGTGTCGGGATAGACCAAGCCCACCAATCGTTCGCCTTCCTGCACCACGAGGCTTTCGTTCACCATCGCCATCGAGTTGAGTTGGTTTTCAATCTCTTCGGGAAAGACGTTCTGCCCATTCGAACCGAGCAACATATTCTTGATTCTTCCACGAATAAAGATATGTCCGTCGGCACTCATCGTGGCCAAATCGCCCGTGTGGAACCAGCCTTCCTCGTCGATCACCTGGCGAGTGGCCTCCTCGTTTTTATAATATCCGTGCATCACGTTGAGGCCTCGTGTCACGATTTCGCCCGGAACGTCGGCCGAAACACTGCCTGCAATCTTCACGTCCATATGTCTGACGGGCATACCGCAAGAGCCGGGCACGAATTTCTTGTGGTCGGTAAAAGTAATCACCGGTGCCGTCTCCGTCGTTCCATACACGATGGTGATGGGAAAGCCGATAGACGTAAGAAACTCTTCTATCTCTTTATTCAGACTGGCACCGCCGACAATCACCTCATAGACGTTCCCACCGAACACATCGCGCACCATTTCGCACAGCCGTTGCCGCACTTTCCGACCGATAACCGGCATGTTCAGCAACAGTTTTACCCGATTGTTCTGTACCTGTGGGAAGATTTTCTTGCGCACAATCTTGTCTACCATCAACGGAACGGCAGACACCAGCGCGGGTCGCACCTGCTGCAAAGCCTCGACGATGAGCGTTGGCGAGGGTTGACGGGTGATAAAGAAGTTGTGCGCCCCGATGCAGAAAGCCAAAAGAAACTCGAACATCTGCCCATACATATGCGCCATGGGCAGAATGCTCAAGAAGTGGCATCCCCGCGGGAGGTGAGGCGCGATGTCATGGAGCAGAAAGTCGAGATTGCCCCATAAGGCCCTGTAGGGCAACATCACCCCTTTTGAGAAGCCCGTCGTACCGCTTGTATAGTTGATCAAGGCCAATTCTTCTGCCGTGTCTCGATGATAGGCCACGTGTTTCTTGCGGAAATATTTGGGATATTTCTTTCCGAACAGTTCATTGAGGTGTTCGCGAGCAAAGGAAAGTCGCTCGGAGCGGCTCGCCAGCAGAGAGAAGTCGGGCAGATAGATCAGTGCTTCAATGCCCGGCATAGGCTCTGGCTGAATATGAGGAGCCACAAGGTCGCCCACGAGCAGCAGTTTCGCCTCCGAATGGTTCACGATATGATAAATCTGATCGGGCGTAAACTCGCTCTGTATCGGCACTGCCACCGCCCCATAGGTGAGCGTAGCCAGAAAGGTCACGGCCCAATGTGCGCTGTTTCGCCCGCAGATGGCAATCTTGTCGCCCTTGCAGAGTCCGCCATTTTCGAACAGGATGTGCAGTTTTTCAATCTTTCTGGCCACATCGTGAAACTGTAATGTCCGGCCTTTATAGTCGGTCAGGGCATCTTGTTCCCAATGTTCTGTGATGCTTCTTTCGATATACGAATTGAAGCTCGGTATCTCTTTCATTGCACACATTTCAAAATTCTGTGCAAAGGTACAGTCTTATCTGCGCATTTCCAAAACTTATGTGCAGTTTTGTATACGGTAAAAAAACAAGAGAATTCATAACGCACGGCATGCATCGATTCTCTCTCGTTGAGCCTAACATGAGTTTAATTGTCAATTCTCAATCGCCAATCACGATTTCATCTCTTACCTTTTGCATGGCATTCTCTTAGCTTTTGAAGTCTGTTTTCTTAGCTTTTGGCTTCTAAAAGCTTAGCTTTTACAGATCGTTCCGCAAATGTTTAATAATCAACAAGTTACAGTGCTTACCCAAAAAGAAAAAGACGTGTCTGCAGAAGAGTGAACCAGCGTTTTATCAAAGAACAAAAAATAAAGACAATTTTCTTTCGCCGCAATCAATATAATTAAGTAAATTTGCATATCTAACTTTCAAAATACAATGTATATGGCACAATTATCTGACAGACTCAACCGACTTTCACCCTCTGCCACCTTGGCCATGTCGCAGAAAAGCAGCGAGATGAAAGCCCAAGGGATAGATGTCATCAACCTGAGCGTGGGCGAACCCGACTTCCCTACGCCCGACAACATCAAGGCTGCGGCCAAAAAAGCCGTGGATGAAAACTACTCGAAGTATTCTCCTGTCCCTGGCTACGCAGAACTGAGACGGGCAATTGTGGCCAAATTGAAAAGAGAAAACCAACTGGAATATACCGTAGACGAGGTGATGACCTCTAATGGAGCCAAGCAATGCGTCTGCAATGCGGTGATGGCTTTGGTCAATTCGGGCGACGAAGTGATTATCCCTGCGCCCTACTGGGTGAGCTACCCTCAGATGGTGAAGCTGGCCGGAGGAAATCCTATCTATGTGAACGCCGGATTTGAACAAAACTTCAAGATGACACCCGAGCAGCTGGAAGCTGCTATCACGCCGAAAACCAAACTGTTGATACTCTGCTCGCCCAGTAATCCAACAGGTAGCGTATACTCCAAAGCCGAACTAAAAGCATTGGCAGAGGTAATCAAACGACACGAGAATCTGTTCGTTCTGGCAGATGAGATCTACGAACACATTATTTATATAGGGAACCATGAGAGCATCGCTCAGTTTGAAGGAATGAAAGAACGCACCATCATCGTCAACGGGGTGTCGAAAGCCTACGCCATGACGGGTTGGAGAATCGGTTTCATGGCGGCCCCGGAGTGGATTGTGAAAGGCTGCAACAAACTGCAAGGGCAGTATACCAGCGGTGCGTGCTCTGTGAGTCAGAAGGCGGCAGAGGCAGCTTACACCCTCGATCAAGGCTGCGTGGAAGACATGCGCCTGGCTTTTGAACGGCGAAGAAATCTCACCGTGAAGCTGGCTAAAGACATTCCGGGCTTGGAAGTGAACGTGCCCGAGGGGGCTTTCTATCTGTTCCCCAAGTGCAGCAGCTTCTTTGGTAAACGTTTCGATGGTTATGCGATTAACAATGCTTCCGACTTTGCCATGTACCTCCTCGAAGTGGGACACGTGGCAACAGTGGGTGGCGATGCCTTTGGCGACCCCGAATGCTTCAGAATCAGCTATGCCACCAGCGATGACAACATCCGCGAGGCCATGAAACGCATCAAAGAAGCCCTGGCACAGTTGAGATAAAACGACGGTTTTCAGTCTCGATGCAGTCTGGTGGGCGGTGTCTGTGCGCTCCGTTTCTGCTCCCAGGATCCATCTTTTGGTATGACGAAGCAGCACTTAAGGTGTTAATAGGATAGGAAAAGCGATAGAACACTAACAAATGGCAGGCAAATCAGAACATAAAACTGCTAATTGCGCAAAACAAGCCCTACTTTCGCAGCTTTTACCCGTTAAAACTTCTTAATTGAGTTCCGCATTATGTATAAATTATTATCTTTGCGAAACCATTAAGGGCGTTATTCCCTAAATGTGCAAAGGAAAAGGCATGAGCCGAACACCTCTCAAAGACAAATATAAGCTTAAATATTTATTAACAATTTAAAAATTAAACATTCAATTATGGCAACACAAAAGACAGCCAGCCCTGCTAAAAAATCACAGGGCTTTCAAGGTATTAGAGCAGCATTTTGGGTAATCGTTTGCTGTTTCATCGTAGCAGCATGCTTCTTCAAGTTCTATCTTGGCAATCCTATTCACTTCCAAGGTGGCGATCCCGAAGGACATCCGCTGGACATCTGGGGCACCATTTACAAAGGTGGTTTGGTGGTTCCGGTGATTCAGACCTTGCTCTTGACCGTGCTTGCACTCTCTGTAGAGCGTTGGTTGGCTCTGCGTAATGCTTTCGGAAGAGGCTCCTTGACCAAGTTCGTGGTGAACATCAAAGCCGCCCTCAATGAGAAAGACTTCAACAAGGCACAACAGCTCTGCGACAAGCAGAAAGGCTCTGTAGCCAATGTCGTATCTGCTTCGCTGAACGCTTACAAGATGATGGAAGCAGCAACCGGCATTAAGAAAGCCCAGAAGATCGCTAAGATTCAGCAGGCTCACGAAGAAGCTACACAGCTCGAAATGCCTACGCTGCAGATGAACCTCCCGATTCTCGCCACTTTGGTAACACTGGGTACGCTGACGGGTCTTCTCGGTACGGTAACGGGTATGATCAAATCGTTCCAGGCTTTGGCTGCCGGTGGTGGTGGCGACTCTCTCGCATTGTCTGCCGGTATTTCTGAGGCTCTGATCAATACGGCCTTCGGTATCACAACATCTTGGTTTGCTGTTATTTCTTATGGCTTCTTTACCAATAAGATTGACAAGCTGACTTACGCCGTTGATGAGGTTGGTTATTCTATTGCTCAGACATACGAAGCCAATCACGAAGACGAAGTTTAATTTTTACTAACCCTTTAATCCTTATATCACTATGGGTAAAGTAAAAATTAAGAAGAAGTCTACTTGGATAGACATGACTCCGATGAGCGACGTCATGGTACTTCTGCTGACGTTCTTCATGTTGACCTCAACATTTGTAAAGAACGAACCGGTAAAAGTTGTGACGCCAGGCTCGGTATCGGAAATCAAAGTCCCCGAGAAGAATGTTTTGAATATCTTGGTCGATAAAACCGGGAAGATATTCATGAGCATGGACAACCAAAACGACACACAAGCCGTTCTTGAAGGGATGGCTGGTCAATTTGGTGTAGAGCTGACAAAGGCCCAGATGCATAAGTTCAAGAAAGACGCTATGTGGGGGGTACCCATGAGCGACCTCTCTTCTTATCTCAGTCTTTCTGAAACAGAGATGGCTGGTGAACTGAAAAATCATGGCATCCCTACAGACAGTATCGACGGCAAAAAGAGTGAGTTCCAACTCTGGGTAGAACAAGCTCGCACTCAAAACCCTGATGTCAAACTCGCCATCAAGGCAGACGAGAGTACTCCGTACGCTGTTGTGAAGAAAGTAATGTCAGAACTACAGGACATGAGTGAGAACCGGTACTATTTGATTACATCGTACAAAAAGGTGGAGGAATAAAGAATGGCAGAATTAGTTGAACAAGGCAAAGGCGGCGGAAAACAAAAAAAGAAAGACGTCCGCGTTGACTTCACCCCTATGGTGGACATGATGATGCTTCTTATCACGTTCTTCATGCTTTGTACCTCGCTGGCTAAGCCACAGACGATGGAATTGAGTATGCCGAGTAACGATAAGAACATGCAAGATGCAGATAAGTCGGTAACAAAGGCTTCACAGACCATTACGATCTATGTAGCCGGAAACAACAAGATTTATCACGTCGATGGATTGCCCAATTACAGCGATCCCTCCATTCTTCAAGAAACGACATGGGGCGCAGACGGTATTCGTAAAGTGCTCCAGAATCACCAAACGGAAGACGGATCGATTCCTGTTCAGGCAATTATGGCTGCTAAGAGAAAACTGGATCAAAAGAAGTTGAACGACTCCAAATTTACACAGGCAGAGTACGATAAGGCTCTTTCCAAAATTAAAGGCGGAGAAGTGGATGGGCAGAAAATCCCAACCTTGACCATTATCATCAAGGCCACCGATAAAGCTTCTTACAAGAACTTGGTAGATGTTCTCGACGAAATGCAGATATGCAGTATTGGTAAGTATGTCATTGACAAAATCAATCCCCAGGATCTTGAGCTTCTCAAGAAACGAGGAATTGAGTAATGTTGTGACCTCATTAATTAATAATTAAAAAGGAAAGAACAATGTCAAAGATAGATTTGGTTGCAGGCGATTGGGTCGACTTGGTGTTTGAAGGTAAGAACCAAGCTTATGGTGCTTACAAACTCCGCAAGGGAACTACCAAGCGAAACATTATCGCTATGTTCGCTGTACTTGCTGCTGCTGTAGTCCTGTTCTCGTTCGTTGCAATTAAAAGCGTGATAGAAGCGAATCAGAAGGCAGTCGCCGTTACACAGGCCAACGAACTTTCTGCTCTTGATAAGGTAAAGAAGAAAGCAGAGGTAAAACAGAAACCGAAAGTGAATGTTGAACCCGAGAAAGTGGTTGAACGTGTGAAAAGCTCGGTGAAGTTTACCGCACCTGTTATCAAGAAAGATAGTGAAGTAAAACCTGAAGACGAGCTGAAGACGCAAGAAGAGATTATGACCACCAAAACCGCTATCGGTGCGCTTGATGTAAAGGGTAACGATGACGCTAATGGTGAAGTACTCAAGATTAAGGAAGTGGTGGCACAACCTGAGCCCAAACCCGAAGTGGAAACAAAGATCTTCGAGGTGGTGGAGCAAATGCCTACCTTCCCCGGAGGCGATGCTGCCTTAATGGAATTCTTGAGAAAGAACGTTGTATATCCCGTTGTAGCACAAGAGAACGGTGTTCAGGGACGTGTCGTTATCTCGTTCGTTGTAGAGCGTGATGGCTCTATCACCGACGTGAAGGTGGCTCGTTCCGTAGACCCTTCATTGGATAGAGAAGCAGCCCGTGTGGTAAAGAGCATGCCTAACTGGATTCCCGGTAAGCAAAATGGCTCTTCTGTACGTGTGAAGTACAACGTTCCGGTGTCATTCAGATTGCAATAACAGGCTTTTATGAAGAAATACACATCTTACATCTTAGTAGGATTAACACTGTGTGCTTACGTCTTGGCTTCCTGCGGAGAGCGGAAGCGCAAAGACGGGCGGACAGATACATATTCGTCAGGGGTGATTCGTTTCGCCTCTGACGAAAGTTTTAGTCCCATTATCGACGAAGAACGGAATATTTTTCAGTCTACATATCCAAATGCAAAAGTAAATCCCATTTACACAAACGAGTCGGATGGGATTAATCGGCTTCTTAAAGGCAGCGTGAATTTGGTCATCACCAGTCGCGACCTAAAGAAAGCAGAATATCAAAACTTTATCGATCGACAGTTCCGTCCACAGACCATCAAACTGGCATACGACGGATTGGCGTTGATTGTTAACAAAAACAATAACGATACTTGCATCTCTGTGAAAGATTTTGCCAGAGTGCTGAGAGGAGAAGTAAGAACGTGGGCCGATTTATTCCCCGGTTCGAAAAGAGGAGACATTATTGTAGTCTTCGATAACAGAAAGTCGAGCACTGTACACTTTGTCGAAGACTCGGTGTTAGGTGGGAAACCGATCATCAATCCCAATGCGGTGGCTACTAACAAGACTGCAGAAGTGATCGACTACGTGGAAAAAACACCAGGCGCCATAGGTATTATCGGTAGTAATTGGCTGAACGATAAGCGAGATACCACCAACCTCACCTTTAACAAGAACATTCGTTTAATGTCGGTAAGCAAAAAAGACAAGGGCACACCTGCCAATAGTTGGAAGCCTTACCAATATTATATATATAACGGGAATTATCCCTTGATTCGCACGATCTATGCCTTATTGAACGACCCTTACAACGGATTGCCTTGGGGATTTGCCCAATTCATTGCCTCACCAAAGGGACAAATGATTATTCTTAAGTCGGGGTTGCTGCCCGTACAGGGTAACATAACCATAAGGGATGTTAATGTTAATCAATAGACAAAACATTTATCGCCCTGCTACGTCTTAATAACAATCAACATGTTGAACAAACTTTAGAAAATAAGATTATGAAAGCAATTAAATATCTACTCATCGGTGTATTGGCGACGGGTCTCCATGCACCATTGAAGGCACAGGACAACAAAGCCACAATTGATGCCATCTCGAAAGTGATTAAGGAGAATCCGGCGGCCGCAAAAGACCAAGTAAAAGAAGTATTCAAAAAGAACAAGAAAAATGCAGAGGTGCTTGCAGGTATAGGACGTGCCTATTATGAGGCGAAAGACACTGCCAATGCCAAGGTTTACGCCAATCTCGCCATTAAAGCGAACAAAAACTATGCGCAGGGTTACATTCTCCTGGGCGATCTTGAGGTGCTGAAAGATGATGGTGGAGCTGCAGCCAGTTGGTACCAACAGGCTATTTATTTCGATCCTAAAGAGCCGGAAGGATATTTTAAGTATGCCAATATCTATCGCGGACGCAGTCCGGAGGAAGCTGTTGCTAAACTGAACGATCTTCGTACGCAGCGGCCGGACATCGCTGTTGATGCTTTGGCAGCCCGCATCCTTTATTCTTCAAACCGTCTTGATCAGAGTTTGCAATACTATGACAAGGTGACCGACAAGAATAAACTGGAAGATGTCGACATCACCAACTACGCAACAGAGGCCTGGATGCTGCAAAAGCGCGACAAAAGTTTGGAGATGGCCAAATATGGTTTGACCCGGAATCCCCGGAAAGCTGCTTGGAATCGCCTTGCCTTCTATAATCTCACGGACATGGAGCAGACCGCTGAAGCCTTGAAATATGCCGATGCTCTTTTCAACGCTTCAGACAGTGCCAAACTTTCGGGTTTCGACTATACCTATTATGGTACGGCCCTGAAAAACGATAAGCAATACGATAAGGCTATCGAGATGTTTAAAAAGGCAATGGAAGAAAACAAAGACAACGCCGAACTGCTGAACAGCA from Prevotella sp. oral taxon 475 encodes:
- a CDS encoding AMP-binding protein, producing the protein MENIPSFNAYIQKSIQDNWDLDALTDFKGQTLQYHDVARKIEKLHILFEHSGVKRGDKVALAGRNSAGWAVAFLATLTYGAVAVPVLHEFTPDQMHNIVNHSEAKLLFVGDVVATTIDATKMPALEGIIYLPDYSLVLSRTDKLTYAREHLNEIFGKKYPKYFRREHVQYYIEEHPDELALINYTSGTTGFSKGVMLPYRALWGNLDFAFQVLGAHVKSGDPVISILPMAHMYGMAFEFLFEFCHGCHIYFLSRIPSPAIIAQAFAEIRPVVIIAVPLVIEKIIRKKVFPKIQNNKMRLLLNMPVISKKVNQKIKEQVAAAFGGRFYEIIIGGAAFNREIEAFLKRIDLPFTVGYGATECAPIITYADYHDFVPTSCGRPVVHMEVKIDSPDPQHTPGEILARGTNTMLGYYKNEEATQQALDAEGWYHTGDLGLMDAQGNVFIKGRSKNMLLGSNGQNIYPEEIEDQLNSMMLVTESLVVQEGDKLVGLVFPDYDEAQNLGLNADDLVSLMEQNRQQLNATLPAYCKLAAIEIHNEEFEKTPKKSIKRYLYQR
- a CDS encoding AMP-binding protein, with protein sequence MKEIPSFNSYIERSITEHWEQDALTDYKGRTLQFHDVARKIEKLHILFENGGLCKGDKIAICGRNSAHWAVTFLATLTYGAVAVPIQSEFTPDQIYHIVNHSEAKLLLVGDLVAPHIQPEPMPGIEALIYLPDFSLLASRSERLSFAREHLNELFGKKYPKYFRKKHVAYHRDTAEELALINYTSGTTGFSKGVMLPYRALWGNLDFLLHDIAPHLPRGCHFLSILPMAHMYGQMFEFLLAFCIGAHNFFITRQPSPTLIVEALQQVRPALVSAVPLMVDKIVRKKIFPQVQNNRVKLLLNMPVIGRKVRQRLCEMVRDVFGGNVYEVIVGGASLNKEIEEFLTSIGFPITIVYGTTETAPVITFTDHKKFVPGSCGMPVRHMDVKIAGSVSADVPGEIVTRGLNVMHGYYKNEEATRQVIDEEGWFHTGDLATMSADGHIFIRGRIKNMLLGSNGQNVFPEEIENQLNSMAMVNESLVVQEGERLVGLVYPDTDEMEALGLSVDDLEGVMEQNRQELNLLLPSYCKLSAIRLHETEFEKTPKRSIKRYLYQHL
- a CDS encoding pyridoxal phosphate-dependent aminotransferase, which produces MAQLSDRLNRLSPSATLAMSQKSSEMKAQGIDVINLSVGEPDFPTPDNIKAAAKKAVDENYSKYSPVPGYAELRRAIVAKLKRENQLEYTVDEVMTSNGAKQCVCNAVMALVNSGDEVIIPAPYWVSYPQMVKLAGGNPIYVNAGFEQNFKMTPEQLEAAITPKTKLLILCSPSNPTGSVYSKAELKALAEVIKRHENLFVLADEIYEHIIYIGNHESIAQFEGMKERTIIVNGVSKAYAMTGWRIGFMAAPEWIVKGCNKLQGQYTSGACSVSQKAAEAAYTLDQGCVEDMRLAFERRRNLTVKLAKDIPGLEVNVPEGAFYLFPKCSSFFGKRFDGYAINNASDFAMYLLEVGHVATVGGDAFGDPECFRISYATSDDNIREAMKRIKEALAQLR
- a CDS encoding MotA/TolQ/ExbB proton channel family protein — encoded protein: MMATQKTASPAKKSQGFQGIRAAFWVIVCCFIVAACFFKFYLGNPIHFQGGDPEGHPLDIWGTIYKGGLVVPVIQTLLLTVLALSVERWLALRNAFGRGSLTKFVVNIKAALNEKDFNKAQQLCDKQKGSVANVVSASLNAYKMMEAATGIKKAQKIAKIQQAHEEATQLEMPTLQMNLPILATLVTLGTLTGLLGTVTGMIKSFQALAAGGGGDSLALSAGISEALINTAFGITTSWFAVISYGFFTNKIDKLTYAVDEVGYSIAQTYEANHEDEV
- a CDS encoding biopolymer transporter ExbD; its protein translation is MGKVKIKKKSTWIDMTPMSDVMVLLLTFFMLTSTFVKNEPVKVVTPGSVSEIKVPEKNVLNILVDKTGKIFMSMDNQNDTQAVLEGMAGQFGVELTKAQMHKFKKDAMWGVPMSDLSSYLSLSETEMAGELKNHGIPTDSIDGKKSEFQLWVEQARTQNPDVKLAIKADESTPYAVVKKVMSELQDMSENRYYLITSYKKVEE
- a CDS encoding biopolymer transporter ExbD; this translates as MAELVEQGKGGGKQKKKDVRVDFTPMVDMMMLLITFFMLCTSLAKPQTMELSMPSNDKNMQDADKSVTKASQTITIYVAGNNKIYHVDGLPNYSDPSILQETTWGADGIRKVLQNHQTEDGSIPVQAIMAAKRKLDQKKLNDSKFTQAEYDKALSKIKGGEVDGQKIPTLTIIIKATDKASYKNLVDVLDEMQICSIGKYVIDKINPQDLELLKKRGIE
- a CDS encoding energy transducer TonB, which gives rise to MSKIDLVAGDWVDLVFEGKNQAYGAYKLRKGTTKRNIIAMFAVLAAAVVLFSFVAIKSVIEANQKAVAVTQANELSALDKVKKKAEVKQKPKVNVEPEKVVERVKSSVKFTAPVIKKDSEVKPEDELKTQEEIMTTKTAIGALDVKGNDDANGEVLKIKEVVAQPEPKPEVETKIFEVVEQMPTFPGGDAALMEFLRKNVVYPVVAQENGVQGRVVISFVVERDGSITDVKVARSVDPSLDREAARVVKSMPNWIPGKQNGSSVRVKYNVPVSFRLQ
- a CDS encoding PstS family phosphate ABC transporter substrate-binding protein, translated to MKKYTSYILVGLTLCAYVLASCGERKRKDGRTDTYSSGVIRFASDESFSPIIDEERNIFQSTYPNAKVNPIYTNESDGINRLLKGSVNLVITSRDLKKAEYQNFIDRQFRPQTIKLAYDGLALIVNKNNNDTCISVKDFARVLRGEVRTWADLFPGSKRGDIIVVFDNRKSSTVHFVEDSVLGGKPIINPNAVATNKTAEVIDYVEKTPGAIGIIGSNWLNDKRDTTNLTFNKNIRLMSVSKKDKGTPANSWKPYQYYIYNGNYPLIRTIYALLNDPYNGLPWGFAQFIASPKGQMIILKSGLLPVQGNITIRDVNVNQ